In Erigeron canadensis isolate Cc75 chromosome 1, C_canadensis_v1, whole genome shotgun sequence, a single window of DNA contains:
- the LOC122598472 gene encoding crooked neck-like protein 1 has product MANREGDPNLGYLTRKDTEVKVARATRVKNKTPAELQITAEQILREARERQEAEIRPPKQKITDSAELADYRLRKRKEYEDLIRRVRWNKSVWVKYAKWEESQNDFKRARSVWERALDVDYRDHTMWLKYAEVEMKNKFINHARNVWDRAVTLLPRVDQLWYKYIHMEEMLGNVAGARQIFERWMGWEPDQQAWLSYIKFELRYNEIERARAIYERFVQCLPKVGAWIRFAKFEMKNGEIARARNCYERAVVKLADDEEAETLFVAFAEFEEKCKETERARCIYKFALDHIPKGRAEDLYRKFVAFEKQYGDKEGIEDAIVGKRRFQYEEEVRKNPLNYDSWFDYIRLEESVGNKHRIREVYERAIANVPPAEEKRYWQRYIYLWINYALYEELEAQDFSRTRDVYSECLKLIPHNKFSFAKIWLMAAQFEIRQLNLSGARGVLGNAIGKAPKDKIFKKYIEIELQLGNIDRCRKLYEKYLEWAPENCYAWSKYAELERSLSETERARAIFELAIAQPALDMPELLWKAYIDFEIAESEFERTRQLYERLLDRTKHLKVWISYAKFEASAMEETEQEDLAEDVLNEQRKLCIERARRVFENAINYYRTSAPELKEERAMLLEEWLNMESSFGDLGDIELVRVKLPKKLKKKRQLETDDGPSGYEEYIDYLFPEETQASNLKILEQAYKWKQLKKQKVSSDDEDDD; this is encoded by the exons ATGGCGAATCGTGAAGGAGACCCTAATTTAGGGTACTTAACCAGAAAAGACACCGAGGTCAAAGTCGCAAGAGCAACCAGGGTTAAAAACAAAACCCCTGCCGAACTCCAAATAACCGCCGAACAGATCCTCCGAGAAGCACGGGAACGTCAAGAGGCCGAAATCCGACCTCCTAAACAGAAGATTACTGATTCGGCTGAACTCGCAGACTACCGGTTGCGTAAACGGAAGGAATACGAGGATTTGATTAGGAGAGTGAGGTGGAACAAGAGTGTTTGGGTTAAATATGCCAAATGGGAAGAATCTCAGAACGATTTTAAGCGTGCTAGGTCGGTTTGGGAACGAGCGTTGGACGTTGATTACAGAGATCATACGATGTGGCTCAAGTATGCCGAAGTGGAGATGAAGAATAAGTTTATCAATCATGCACGGAATGTGTGGGATCGGGCGGTTACTTTGTTGCCCAGAGTTGATCAGTTGTGGTACAAGTACATACACATGGAGGAAATGCTGGGCAACGTTGCAG GTGCCCGGCAAATATTTGAAAGGTGGATGGGTTGGGAACCTGACCAGCAAGCGTGGCTCTCTTACATCAAGTTCGAGTTACGATACAATGAGATTGAGAGGGCTCGGGCCATCTATGAAAGATTCGTGCAATGCTTGCCGAAAGTTGGTGCATGGATTCGCTTTGCGAAGTTTGAAATGAAAAACGGTGAGATTGCTAGAGCAAGGAATTGCTACGAAAGGGCGGTTGTTAAGCTAGCAGATGATGAAGAGGCCGAGACTTTATTTGTTGCATTTGCTGAATTTGAAGAGAAGTGCAAAGAAACTGAGAGAGCAAGATGTATCTATAAATTTGCTTTAGACCATATACCTAAGGGGAGGGCTGAGGATCTTTATAGAAAGTTTGTGGCTTTTGAGAAGCAGTATGGTGACAAAGAAGGCATCGAGGATGCCATAGTTGGGAAACGAAGGTTTCAGTATGAGGAGGAAGTTAGAAAGAATCCTCTAAATTATGACTCGTGGTTTGACTATATTAGACTCGAGGAGAGTGTGGGGAACAAACATAGGATTCGTGAGGTTTATGAGAGAGCAATTGCTAATGTTCCTCCAGCTGAAGAGAAGAGGTATTGGCaaagatacatatatttatGGATCAATTACGCGTTGTATGAAGAGCTTGAGGCACAAGACTTTTCTCGAACCAGGGATGTCTATAGCGAGTGTTTAAAGCTGATCCCACACAACAAATTCTCTTTTGCTAAAATCTGGTTGATGGCTGCCCAGTTTGAAATTAGGCAATTAAATCTTTCGGGTGCACGTGGAGTTCTTGGAAATGCAATTGGAAAGGCTCCTAAAGATAAG ATTTTTAAGAAGTACATTGAGATTGAGTTGCAGCTGGGTAACATAGATCGGTGTCGGAAGCTTTATGAAAAATATCTGGAATGGGCTCCAGAAAATTGCTATGCTTGGAGCAAGTATGCTGAGTTAGAGAGATCCTTGAGCGAGACCGAGCGAGCCAGAGCGATTTTTGAGCTTGCCATTGCACAGCCTGCACTTGACATGCCGGAGTTATTATGGAAG GCCTACATAGATTTTGAGATAGCAGAATCTGAATTCGAAAGAACCAGGCAGTTATATGAGAGGCTTTTGGATCGAACAAAACATTTGAAGGTGTGGATCAGCTATGCAAAGTTTGAAGCATCTGCCATGGAAGAGACAGAACAGGAAGATCTAGCTGAAGATGTCCTCAATGAGCAGAGGAAACTTTGCATTGAGCGTGCCAGGA GAGTATTTGAAAATGCAATAAACTATTATAGAACATCTGCTCCCGAGCTGAAAGAGGAAAGAGCCATGTTACTTGAGGAGTGGCTAAATATGGAAAGCAGCTTTGGTGATTTGGGTGACATAGAGCTGGTCCGTGTCAAACTTCCgaagaaactaaaaaagaaaaggcAATTAGAGACGGATGATGGTCCTTCTGG GTACGAGGAATATATAGATTATCTATTCCCCGAAGAAACACAAGcgtcaaatttaaaaattttagagCAAGCATACAAATGGAAGCAACTTAAGAAGCAAAAAGTTTCTtccgatgatgaagatgatgattag
- the LOC122598461 gene encoding crooked neck-like protein 1 codes for MANREGDPNLGNLTRKDTEVNTAKATRVKNKTPAELQISAGQILRETQERQEPGILPPKQKITDSTQLSDYRLRKRKEFEDSIRRVKGNKSVWVKYAFWEESQKDFERARSVWERALTVFHKDHTMWLKYAEVEMKNKFINHARNVWDRAVTLLPRVDQLWYKYIHMEEMLDNFSAVRQVFEKWMSFEPDQHAWLCYIKFELRYNEIERARAIYERFVQCLPKVGAWIRFAKFEMENGEIARARNCYERAVDKLADDEEAETLFAAFAEFEEKCKETERARYIYKFALDRIPKGRAEDLYRKFVAFEKQYGDKEGIEDAIVGKRRFQYEEEVRKNPLVYDSWFDYVRLEESVGNKQRIREVYERAIANVPPAGEKRYWERYIYLWINYALYEELEARDVSRTRDVYSECLKLIPHNKFSFAKIWLMAAQFEIRQLNLSGARGVLGNAIGMVPKDKIFKKYIEIELQLGNIDRCRKLYEKYLDWAPENCYAWSKYAELERSLSETERARALFELAIAQPSLDMPELLWKAYIDFEIAEAEFERTRKLYERFLDRTKHLKVWISYAKFEASAMAEEQEDLPEDVLNEQRKLFIERSRRVFENALNYYRTSTPELKDERAMLLEEWLNMESGFGDLGDIELVRVKLPKKLKKKRRLEMDDGPSGYEEYIDYIFPEESEASNLKILEQAYKWKQQKKQKVSDKMMIPISHT; via the exons ATGGCGAATCGTGAAGGGGACCCTAACTTAGGGAACTTAACTAGAAAAGATACGGAAGTTAATACAGCAAAAGCAACTAGGGTTAAAAATAAAACCCCAGCCGAACTCCAAATAAGCGCTGGACAGATCCTCCGAGAAACACAGGAACGTCAAGAGCCCGGAATTCTACCCCCTAAACAGAAGATTACTGATTCGACTCAACTCTCTGACTACCGGTTGCGTAAACGGAAGGAATTCGAGGATTCGATTAGGAGAGTGAAGGGGAACAAGAGTGTTTGGGTTAAATATGCCTTTTGGGAAGAATCTCAGAAGGATTTTGAACGTGCTAGGTCGGTTTGGGAAAGGGCGTTGACAGTTTTTCACAAAGATCATACGATGTGGCTCAAGTATGCCGAAGTGGAGATGAAGAATAAGTTCATCAATCATGCACGGAATGTGTGGGATCGGGCGGTTACTTTGTTGCCCAGAGTTGATCAGTTGTGGTACAAGTACATACACATGGAGGAAATGCTGGACAACTTTTCAG CTGTCCGGCAAGTATTTGAAAAGTGGATGAGTTTTGAACCAGACCAGCATGCGTGGCTTTGTTACATCAAGTTTGAGTTAAGATACAATGAGATTGAGAGAGCTCGGGCCATCTATGAGAGATTTGTGCAATGCTTGCCGAAAGTTGGTGCATGGATTCGCTTCGCCAAGTTTGAGATGGAAAACGGGGAGATTGCTAGAGCAAGGAATTGCTACGAAAGGGCAGTTGATAAGCTAGCAGATGATGAAGAAGCCGAGACTTTATTTGCTGCCTTTGCTGAATTTGAAGAGAAGTGCAAAGAAACTGAGAGAGCAAGATATATCTATAAATTTGCTTTAGACCGTATACCTAAGGGAAGGGCTGAGGATCTTTATAGAAAGTTTGTGGCTTTTGAGAAGCAGTATGGTGACAAAGAAGGCATCGAGGATGCCATAGTTGGGAAACGAAGGTTTCAGTACGAGGAAGAAGTTAGAAAGAATCCTCTAGTATATGACTCGTGGTTTGACTATGTTAGACTCGAGGAGAGTGTGGGGAACAAACAGAGGATTCGTGAGGTTTATGAGAGAGCAATTGCTAATGTTCCTCCAGCTGGAGAGAAGAGGTACTGGGaaagatacatatatttatGGATCAATTACGCGTTATATGAAGAGCTGGAGGCTCGAGATGTTTCCCGAACCAGGGATGTCTATAGCGAGTGTTTAAAGCTGATTCCACACAACAAATTCTCTTTTGCTAAAATCTGGTTGATGGCTGCCCAGTTTGAAATTAGGCAATTAAATCTTTCGGGTGCGCGTGGTGTTCTTGGAAATGCAATTGGAATGGTTCCTAAAGATAAG ATTTTTAAGAAGTACATTGAGATTGAGTTGCAGCTGGGTAACATAGATCGATGTCGGAAGCTTTATGAAAAATATCTGGATTGGGCTCCAGAAAATTGCTATGCTTGGAGCAAGTATGCTGAGTTAGAGAGATCCTTGAGCGAGACCGAGCGAGCCAGGGCGCTTTTTGAGCTTGCCATTGCACAGCCTTCACTTGACATGCCAGAGTTGTTATggaag GCCTACATAGATTTTGAGATAGCAGAAGCAGAATTTGAAAGAACCAGGAAGTTATATGAGAGGTTTTTGGATCGAACAAAACATTTGAAGGTGTGGATCAGCTATGCAAAGTTTGAAGCATCTGCCATGGCAGAAGAACAGGAAGATCTACCTGAAGATGTCCTCAATGAGCAGAGGAAACTTTTCATTGAGCGTTCCAGAA GAGTATTTGAAAATGCATTAAACTATTATAGAACATCTACTCCTGAGCTGAAAGATGAGAGAGCTATGTTACTTGAGGAGTGGCTAAATATGGAAAGCGGTTTTGGTGATTTGGGTGACATAGAGCTGGTTCGTGTCAAACTTCCcaagaaactaaaaaagaaaaggcGATTAGAGATGGATGATGGTCCTTCTGG GTATGAGGAGTATATTGATTACATATTCCCGGAAGAATCGGAAGcgtcaaatttaaaaattttagagCAAGCATACAAATGGAAGCAGCAGAAGAAGCAGAAGGTTTCTGACAAGATGATGATTCCGATTAGTCACACCTAG